One window from the genome of Verrucomicrobiia bacterium encodes:
- a CDS encoding PfkB family carbohydrate kinase: MDLARFHAITGVYPRLRVGVLGDFCLDRYLEIDPTREEVSIETGLPVHNVVNVRAQPGGAGTILNNLVAQGIGTIHPIGFAGDDGEGFELRRALESRPGVRLDFFIKTNQRRTFTYCKPLVVAAGKAPVELNRLDSKNWTPTPPAIEEELARRLLGLSGSIDALIVLDQVDLPQTGVVTTRVLKALDEFAAKNPGLPVLADGRRGLAGFPPVIFKMNAEELQRSRVLQPEGPRDGLHAEGALCPPAATARQRGESEGEGEELRRLGVSAFDDIKQTALALARKNQRPVFITLSERGILGAAPGGRLDHVPALATRGPIDIVGAGDAVSANLTTALAAGATVNEAMELANAAASIVIHKLGTTGTASVAEIAELAR, from the coding sequence ATGGACCTCGCGCGCTTTCATGCCATTACTGGAGTGTATCCGCGGTTGCGCGTTGGGGTCCTGGGGGATTTCTGCCTGGACCGCTACCTCGAGATTGATCCAACCCGAGAGGAGGTTTCAATCGAGACGGGTCTGCCAGTTCATAATGTGGTGAATGTGCGGGCGCAGCCTGGCGGGGCTGGAACGATCCTGAACAACCTGGTGGCGCAGGGTATCGGGACGATACACCCCATTGGGTTTGCCGGGGATGACGGCGAGGGGTTCGAGTTGCGGCGCGCGCTCGAAAGCAGGCCCGGGGTGCGGCTCGATTTCTTCATCAAAACCAACCAACGCCGCACCTTCACGTATTGCAAACCCCTGGTGGTTGCCGCAGGCAAAGCGCCTGTGGAATTGAACCGCCTCGATTCAAAGAATTGGACGCCTACGCCCCCGGCCATCGAGGAGGAATTGGCCAGGCGGTTGCTCGGACTGAGCGGTTCCATCGATGCCCTCATCGTTTTGGACCAGGTCGATCTCCCGCAAACGGGGGTGGTGACGACACGAGTGCTCAAGGCGCTCGATGAGTTTGCGGCAAAAAACCCCGGCCTTCCGGTGCTTGCGGACGGCCGCCGCGGGTTGGCCGGATTCCCGCCGGTTATCTTCAAAATGAATGCGGAGGAATTACAGAGAAGTCGTGTGCTACAACCGGAAGGACCGCGGGATGGACTACACGCAGAGGGAGCCCTCTGCCCTCCCGCTGCGACGGCGCGACAGCGCGGCGAGTCGGAAGGGGAGGGGGAGGAACTTCGGCGGCTTGGGGTGAGCGCGTTTGATGACATTAAACAAACCGCGCTGGCTCTCGCCAGAAAGAACCAACGCCCGGTTTTTATTACCTTATCCGAACGCGGCATTCTTGGGGCGGCGCCTGGAGGCAGGTTGGACCATGTCCCGGCCCTGGCGACTCGCGGGCCGATTGACATTGTAGGGGCGGGTGATGCCGTCTCTGCCAACCTGACAACGGCCCTGGCGGCTGGCGCGACTGTGAACGAAGCTATGGAACTGGCCAACGCGGCTGCCTCCATTGTCATTCACAAGCTCGGGACAACCGGGACGGCCAGTGTGGCTGAAATTGCCGAACTGGCGCGCTGA
- a CDS encoding HAD family hydrolase, with the protein MPEHRHITTQPYQTTNQFGGRVEFSSGFAPRPCISHILFDFDGTLSLIREGWPEVMAPMFAEFLPAIPGESEQARRRLCNEDIMRLNGKQTIYQMIQLAERIKERGGAPRDPLWYKHEYLRRLDERIRHRLEGLRNGAIKPDDLLVYGAGPFLELLRRGGFHLYLASGTDEIFVKQEAELLGLGPFFGPHIYGALDDYKQFSKQKVIRRILRDNQIDGGQLVSFGDGYVEIQNTKEAGGLAIAVASDEAHNGSGRFDEWKYRRLLGVGADVVIPDFRDAEALLKEIVGHAPIPISSASGPGPVS; encoded by the coding sequence TTGCCGGAACATCGCCACATTACGACACAACCTTATCAAACCACGAACCAATTTGGCGGCAGGGTCGAGTTCAGCTCGGGCTTTGCCCCAAGGCCTTGCATCAGCCACATCCTGTTTGATTTCGATGGCACTCTCTCTTTGATCCGCGAGGGTTGGCCCGAGGTAATGGCGCCGATGTTTGCTGAGTTTCTGCCGGCAATCCCAGGCGAGAGCGAGCAGGCTCGCCGCCGGCTTTGCAACGAGGATATCATGCGCCTCAACGGCAAGCAAACCATCTACCAGATGATCCAATTGGCCGAGCGGATTAAAGAGCGGGGCGGCGCGCCGCGGGACCCCCTTTGGTACAAGCACGAATACCTTCGCCGGTTGGACGAGCGGATTCGCCACCGGCTCGAGGGCCTGCGCAACGGTGCGATTAAACCGGACGATCTGCTGGTTTATGGAGCCGGTCCCTTTTTGGAACTGCTCCGGCGCGGCGGATTTCATCTTTATCTGGCCAGCGGCACCGATGAGATATTTGTGAAACAAGAGGCTGAGCTGCTGGGCCTGGGGCCTTTCTTTGGACCGCACATCTACGGCGCGCTGGATGATTACAAGCAATTCTCGAAACAAAAGGTCATTCGGCGCATTTTACGCGATAACCAAATCGATGGGGGTCAATTGGTTTCCTTTGGCGATGGGTATGTTGAAATCCAAAACACAAAAGAAGCCGGGGGCCTGGCCATCGCCGTTGCCAGCGATGAAGCCCACAATGGCTCTGGCAGGTTCGATGAATGGAAATATCGCCGCCTCTTAGGAGTCGGAGCCGATGTGGTCATCCCGGATTTCCGCGATGCGGAAGCGTTGCTGAAGGAAATCGTGGGCCATGCCCCTATACCAATTTCTTCAGCTTCGGGTCCTGGGCCAGTTTCTTGA